A portion of the Cololabis saira isolate AMF1-May2022 chromosome 17, fColSai1.1, whole genome shotgun sequence genome contains these proteins:
- the si:ch1073-143l10.2 gene encoding autophagy-related protein 16 codes for MGSWKNHVRARLQQRDLREKHPFVGVFTSLSQLEEMFEIRKQIVDDQGKSVEPADCGKNTRLLQIQLRESEHLADKLSQTVSDLTTILYLKEAELQYWQSRVSQYRQEALTLAKGSNNLKATLSEFEFTIESQSKELGALRSEQERLKETLAQAQRDKERLLQRWIDDKREEAGRLNKYNDIQERWQHLAKQLKKNLQRQKGRECVPKAERSVNCESLKDRVCVKDTGTSVHAGS; via the exons aTGGGAAGCTGGAAGAACCACGTGCGTGCCCGGCTCCAGCAGAGAGACTTGAGAGAGAAACATCCATTTGTTGGAGTTTTCACAAGCT TGTCACAGTTAGAGGAAATGTTTGAAATTCGCAAACAGATTGTGGATGATCAGGGCAAGAG TGTGGAACCAGCTGACTGTGGGAAAAATACCAGACTTCTTCAAATCCAGCTGCGAGAAAGTGAACACTTGGCAGACAAG TTGTCTCAAACCGTCTCAGACCTGACTACCATCCTGTATCTGAAAGAGGCTGAACTACAGTACTGGCAGTCACG TGTGTCCCAATACCGTCAAGAGGCACTTACTCTGGCTAAAGGGAGTAACAACCTGAAGGCAACCCTCTCTGAATTTGAGTTCACAATAGAGAGTCAGTCCAAAGAGCTGGGAGCCCTGCGCTCGGAGCAGGAAAGACTGAAGGAAACACTGGCACAGGCTCAGCGAGACAAAGAGCGACTGTTGCAGCGATGGATCGACGACAAGAGGGAGGAAGCAGGCAGGCTGAATAAATACAATGACATACAGGAAAG ATGGCAACATTTGGCCAAACAGCTGAAGAAGAACCTCCAGAGGCAGAAGGGGAGAGAGTGTGTTCCCAAAGCAGAACGCTCTGTGAATTGT GAATCGCTAAAAGACCGGGTGTGCGTGAAGGACACTGGGACGAGTGTCCATGCAGGGTCGTAG